Within the Dolichospermum compactum NIES-806 genome, the region GCTTCTTTAAACAATTCCTCAACTTGTTCTGCTCCAGGGCTATCTACTAACCCCTGATAAAATTCAGCTTCAGCAATTTCTGTTTGTTTAGCAACGGCAAGATTGCGTTCCTCTTCCTGTAGCTGTTAATCCTACCACTCTCACATCATCCCAGCGAAAGTTTTCTGTCCATACTTGTTGACGGGGATTAAAAATAGATACTTCTTTTTTTGTTTCTGGATCTGTTACTGTTTGTCTAGCAGATTTACGCAGTGAGCATGACACACAAGCAAGAGCTAAATTATCAGATGTTGTTCCACCACCAGCCACAACCGGAATAATATGATCTATGTGAAATGTTGCAGCTTGTCCTGCTTGAGACAAACAACAATATTCACACCTAAATTTTGCACGCTGCATAACTAATTGACGTAGCGAACTTGCAATTTTCCCCATTTATCCCGCCCGCATGATACGCTGAGAACGCAAGGAAAGCAAAGATAAAAATTCCGCCAAATCAACTAAACCTTCAGCTTCATTTCTTTCGGCTAAAGTCAATTCTTCCCCAGCATCTTGACGATCTAATAAAAATTGTAACCGTGCTTGCACAGCTTCAGGAAGTTGAAAATAAGTCAAACCAACGGGGATCTCAATTACTTCAGTCATATAATATTTCCCTACAGATGTGATCTATTGTCTGAAAGTATGACTATAAATATCTGATCAATATAGCGATGCCTTCGGCGAACAAAGCGATCGCTCACCGCACCCTACAATCATACCATCTCCTATAATTGATCGGATAACCTGCACACCTACATTTAGGCATGAAACTGTGACCGAAACTGGAAAATACAAAGATACCGTCAACTTACCCAAGACTAACTTCGATATGCGGGCAAACGCAATCAAGCGCGAACCCGAAATCCAAAAATTCTGGGAAGAAAACCACATTTATTCTCAACTGGCACAAAACAATCCTGGCGAATTATTTATACTGCACGATGGTCCTCCCTATGCTAACGGTCAGTTGCATATTGGTCATGCTTTAAATAAGATTCTCAAAGATATTATTAACCGCTACCATTTGCTACAAGGTCGTAAAATTCGCTACGTTCCTGGCTGGGATTGTCACGGATTGCCTATTGAGTTGAAAGTTCTGCAAAATATGAAACAGGGAGAACGGCAAAATCTCACTCCTTTGCAATTGCGTCAAAAAGCGAAAGAGTTCGCACTGAAGACGGTTGATGAACAACGAGAAAGCTTTAAACGCTATGGGATTTGGGGTGATTGGGAAAATCCTTATTTAACCTTAAAACCGGAATACGAAGCCGCGCAAATTGGCGTTTTTGGGGAAATGTTCCTCAAAGGTTATATTTATCGCGGTTTAAAGCCTGTGCATTGGAGTCCTAGTTCTAAAACCGCTTTAGCAGAAGCAGAGTTAGAATATCCTGAAGGTCACGTTTCTCGCAGTATTTACGCCGCTTTCCCGGTGGTTAAGGTTGCCGAAGGGTTAAAAGCTAGTTTGGATGGCTTCTTGCCTGATTTGGACGTGGCTGTGTGGACTACTACACCCTGGACTATCCCCGGTAATTTGGCTGTGGCTGTGAATGCTGCGCTGGAGTATGCGGTGGTGGAAGTAGAACCCCACCCCCTAACCCCCTCCCCGCAAGCGAGGAGGGGGGATGAGAAAGAGGAAGTTGCTTCCACCCCACAAGCAGGAAATGAAGAATTTACCTCCCCCTCTCTGCTTGCGGAGAGGGGGACTGAGGGGGTGAGGTTTCGATATCTCATTGTTGCGGCTGAGTTGGTTGATAGGTTAGGAGAGGTTTTAGATTGTGAGTTAACGGTAAAAGCTAAATTCTCTGGTCAGAATTTGGAAGGTACTATTTACCGTCATCCTCTTTTTGACCGTGAAAGTCCGGTGGTGGTTGGTGGTGATTATATCACTACTGAGTCGGGGACTGGGTTGGTTCATACTGCGCCTGGTCATGGTCAAGAGGATTATATTGTTGGTCAGCGTTACGGTTTGCCGATTCTTGCCCCTGTTGATGATAGTGGTAATTTTACGGATGAGGCTGGTAAGTTTTCTGGTTTAAATGTTTTGGGTGATGGTAATCAAGGGATTATTGACGCTTTGAATGAAGCGGGTTCTCTGTTGAAGGAGGAAGCCTATCCTCACAAGTATCCTTATGATTGGAGAACGAAGAAACCAACGATTTTTCGCGCTACTGAACAATGGTTTGCTTCTGTGGCAGGATTTAGGGAGGAGGCTTTAAAGGCTATTTCATCTGTGCGTTGGATTCCGGCGCAAGGTGAAAACCGCATCACGCCGATGATAGCAGAAAGATCCGATTGGTGTATTTCTCGTCAACGTTCTTGGGGTGTGCCGATTCCGGTGTTTTATGATGAAGCGACTGGGGAAGTTTTGCTGAATGCGGACACGATTAACCACGTTCAAGCTATTTTTGCCGAAAAGGGTTCTGATGCTTGGTGGGAGTTGTCGGTAGAGGAGTTGTTACCGGAAACATATCGCAATAATGGCAAGACTTACCGCCGAGGTACAGATACAATGGATGTCTGGTTTGATTCTGGTTCTTCTTGGGCAGCGGTGGCGAAGCAAAGACCGGAGTTGTGCTATCCTGTGGATATGTATTTGGAAGGTTCTGACCAACATCGCGGTTGGTTTCAATCTTCTTTGTTAACCAGTGTGGCGGTTAATGGCATTGCACCTTATAAAACGGTTTTGACTCATGGTTTCGTCTTGGATGAAAATGGACGAAAAATGAGCAAATCGGTGGGGAATGTGGTAGATCCTCAATTGATGATTCAAGGTGGGACTAACCAAAAACAACAACCTGCTTATGGTGCGGATGTTTTGCGATTGTGGGTTTCTTCGGTTGATTATTCTGGTGATGTGCGGTTGGGTGGTAACATCATCAAGCAATTAGCTGATGTGAGAAATAAGATTCGCAACACGGCGCGGTTTTTATTAGGGAGTTTGCATGATTTTGATCCTCAGAAGGATGCTGTAGCTTTTGATGATTTGCCAGATTTGGATAAATATATGCTGCACCGCATCCGTGAGGTGTTTAATGAGGTGACGGAAGCTTTTGATAGTTTCCAGTTTTTCCGCTTTTTCCAAACTGTGCAGAATTTCTGTGTTGTGGATTTGTCGAACTTTTATTTGGATGTTGCGAAAGATAGATTATATATCAGTTGTGCTGATGCTTTCCGTCGTCGTAGTTGTCAAACGGTGTTGCAAGTTGCTTTGGAGAATTTAGCCAGAGCGATCGCCCCTGTTTTGTGTCATACTGCGGAGGATATCTGGCAATTTATCCCCTACGAAACACAATATAAATCAGTGTTTCAAGCTGGTTGGGTGCAAGTGGATGATAAATGGGATAATCCTGAATTAGCGGAATTTTGGAAAACACTGCGCCGGATTCGTGGTGATGTTAATAAGGTTTTAGAACAAGCACGGACAGAAAAGTTAATTGGTTCTTCTCTAGAAGCTATTGCTTTGATTTATCTGAGTGATGAAAAATTATCCACTGCTATCGAACCTTTGAATGTTAGCGGTAATGGAATTGATGAATTACGGTATTTGTTCCTAACTTCCAATGTGCAATTATTAGATACTCCTGACGCATTAAAAGGATTAAAAACTTTGCGGGTTCAAGGTGAGGATAATTGGGATATTGGCGTAGTCAATGCCGCAGATTACGAACATGATGGAAAATCATATCAGAAATGCGATCGCTGTTGGAACTATTCTCCCCATGTTGGTGAATCAGCAGAACATCCATTATTGTGTGAACGCTGTATTCCCGCTTTAGCTGGAGAGTTCTAAAACAATAACAATAAGATCCCCGACTTCTGCCATCAATTTATAATTTGTTTATA harbors:
- a CDS encoding HNH endonuclease is translated as MQRAKFRCEYCCLSQAGQAATFHIDHIIPVVAGGGTTSDNLALACVSCSLRKSARQTVTDPETKKEVSIFNPRQQVWTENFRWDDVRVVGLTATGRGTQSCRC
- the ileS gene encoding isoleucine--tRNA ligase — protein: MTETGKYKDTVNLPKTNFDMRANAIKREPEIQKFWEENHIYSQLAQNNPGELFILHDGPPYANGQLHIGHALNKILKDIINRYHLLQGRKIRYVPGWDCHGLPIELKVLQNMKQGERQNLTPLQLRQKAKEFALKTVDEQRESFKRYGIWGDWENPYLTLKPEYEAAQIGVFGEMFLKGYIYRGLKPVHWSPSSKTALAEAELEYPEGHVSRSIYAAFPVVKVAEGLKASLDGFLPDLDVAVWTTTPWTIPGNLAVAVNAALEYAVVEVEPHPLTPSPQARRGDEKEEVASTPQAGNEEFTSPSLLAERGTEGVRFRYLIVAAELVDRLGEVLDCELTVKAKFSGQNLEGTIYRHPLFDRESPVVVGGDYITTESGTGLVHTAPGHGQEDYIVGQRYGLPILAPVDDSGNFTDEAGKFSGLNVLGDGNQGIIDALNEAGSLLKEEAYPHKYPYDWRTKKPTIFRATEQWFASVAGFREEALKAISSVRWIPAQGENRITPMIAERSDWCISRQRSWGVPIPVFYDEATGEVLLNADTINHVQAIFAEKGSDAWWELSVEELLPETYRNNGKTYRRGTDTMDVWFDSGSSWAAVAKQRPELCYPVDMYLEGSDQHRGWFQSSLLTSVAVNGIAPYKTVLTHGFVLDENGRKMSKSVGNVVDPQLMIQGGTNQKQQPAYGADVLRLWVSSVDYSGDVRLGGNIIKQLADVRNKIRNTARFLLGSLHDFDPQKDAVAFDDLPDLDKYMLHRIREVFNEVTEAFDSFQFFRFFQTVQNFCVVDLSNFYLDVAKDRLYISCADAFRRRSCQTVLQVALENLARAIAPVLCHTAEDIWQFIPYETQYKSVFQAGWVQVDDKWDNPELAEFWKTLRRIRGDVNKVLEQARTEKLIGSSLEAIALIYLSDEKLSTAIEPLNVSGNGIDELRYLFLTSNVQLLDTPDALKGLKTLRVQGEDNWDIGVVNAADYEHDGKSYQKCDRCWNYSPHVGESAEHPLLCERCIPALAGEF